In one window of Nicotiana tabacum cultivar K326 chromosome 12, ASM71507v2, whole genome shotgun sequence DNA:
- the LOC107822179 gene encoding LOW QUALITY PROTEIN: 7-deoxyloganetin glucosyltransferase (The sequence of the model RefSeq protein was modified relative to this genomic sequence to represent the inferred CDS: deleted 1 base in 1 codon), with product MASKYAKLDMPHAICVPAPAQGHINPMLKLAKILHFRGFHITFVNTEYNHRRLLKSRGPDSLKGLHSFRFETIPDGLPPSDADSTQDIASLSKSLTTTGLVPFKELLAKLNHTSSSNVPPVSCIISDGVMSFTLAAAQDLGIPLIFFWTLCACGLLGYMHYCNLIEKDYTPLKDESYLTNGYLEKTLDWIPGMKDIRLRDLPSFIRTANPDDYMIKFLIQETERSKNASAIVVNTFEPLEKEVLESLQTLLPPVYAIGPLHLILKHVDDNNLEELELNLWKEDEKCLEWLDSKKLNSVVYVNFGSIAVVTSNQLIEFAWGLANSRTEFLWIIRPDIVLGEQAILPPEFVEETKDRAMLASWCPQEQVLSHPAIGGFLTHGEWNSILESISCGVPMICWPFFAEQPTNCWFCCTKLGIGMEIDSNVKRDEVASLVRELMAGDKGKEMKKKALEWKKLAEEAAKKPTGSSYVNIDKIINEISLKH from the exons ATGGCTTCCAAGTATGCTAAACTTGACATGCCTCATGCAATTTGCGTACCAGCTCCTGCCCAAGGTCACATCAATCCAATGTTAAAGTTAGCC AAAATCCTCCATTTTAGAGGCTTTCATATAACTTTTGTCAACACTGAATACAACCATAGGCGTCTCCTTAAGTCTCGAGGCCCTGATTCCCTCAAAGGGTTACATTCCTTTCGTTTCGAGACCATCCCCGACGGCCTGCCACCGTCTGATGCTGATTCAACCCAAGATATTGCTTCCCTATCTAAATCCCTTACCACTACTGGTTTAGTTCCTTTCAAAGAGTTACTTGCCAAGCTCAATCATACTTCTTCATCCAACGTGCCACCCGTTTCGTGTATCATTTCCGATGGTGTTATGAGCTTCACTCTAGCTGCTGCTCAAGATTTGGGCATCCCTCTAATTTTCTTTTGGACCCTATGTGCTTGTGGTTTATTAGGTTACATGCATTACTGCAATCTTATTGAAAAAGATTACACTCCCCTTAAAG ATGAAAGTTATTTGACAAATGGGTACTTGGAGAAGACTTTGGATTGGATACCAGGAATGAAGGACATACGTTTGAGGGATCTTCCAAGTTTTATTAGAACTGCAAATCCAGATGATTACATGATTAAATTTCTAATCCAAGAAACAGAGAGATCCAAAAATGCGTCTGCTATAGTTGTCAATACATTTGAGCCATTAGAGAAGGAAGTTCTTGAATCACTTCAAACACTTCTTCCTCCGGTGTATGCCATTGGACCATTGCATTTGATTTTGAAACATGTTGACGACAATAATTTGGAGGAGTTAGAATTAAATCTTTGGAAAGAAGATGAAAAGTGTCTTGAATGGTTAGATTCCAAGAAATTGAATTCTGTTGTTTATGTGAATTTCGGAAGCATCGCTGTAGTAACTTCGAACCAACTTATCGAATTTGCTTGGGGACTTGCCAATAGCCGGACGGAATTTTTGTGGATCATAAGGCCTGATATTGTATTAGGAGAACAAGCAATTCTTCCACCTGAATTTGTGGAAGAAACTAAAGACAGAGCGATGCTAGCAAGTTGGTGTCCACAAGAACAAGTCCTTAGCCACCCTGCAATAGGAGGTTTCTTGACTCACGGTGAATGGAATTCGATTCTTGAAAGTATTAGTTGTGGGGTGCCAATGATTTGTTGGCCGTTCTTCGCAGAGCAGCCGACTAACTGTTGGTTTTGTTGCACCAAATTGGGAATCGGAATGGAGATCGACAGTAATGTGAAGAGGGACGAAGTTGCAAGTCTCGTGAGAGAGTTGATGGCCGGAGATAAAGGCAAAGAGATGAAGAAAAAAGCTTTGGAATGGAAGAAATTGGCTGAAGAAGCTGCTAAAAAACCAACAGGATCTTCTTATGTGAACATAGATAAAATTATCAACGAAATTTCCCTCAAACATTAG